The stretch of DNA GCAACTCAAATGGGAAATCAGGGAGCCTCGGGAGCAGGTGTTGCTGAAACATGTGAGCTGATTTGGAGTGGTGCCATAGGCGAAGTCACAAAAGTTGAAGCATTTACCGACCGTCCGATATGGCCTCAGGGTTTGAATACTCCTGAACAAGGTCAATGGGTACCAGACACACTGGATTGGGACCTCTTTGTTGGGCCTGCAAAAATGCGTCCTTTCAATGAAATTTACCATCCCTGGAACTGGCGCGGCTGGTGGGATTATGGTACAGGTGCTTTAGGAGATATGGCCTGCCACATCCTTCACCCTGTTTTTGAAGGATTGAAATTAGGCTATCCAACAAAAGCACAAGGGAGTTCAACCTTATTATTAAACGACTGTGCTCCAACTTCACAAGCTGTAAAACTAACTTTCCCTGAAAGAGAAAAAGTAGGAAAAGTAAAGATGCCTGAAGTAGAAGTAAACTGGTTTGATGGAGGTATTAAACCCATGTTACCCGACAATTGGCCAGCAGGTAAAAATCCGAACAAGTCTGGTGGCGGTACTTTTTTCTACGGAACAAAAGGAATACTGCACGCTGGCTGCTATGGTGTACAACCCGAAATTATTGGAGGCGAAACTCCTAAGGTTGCCAAAACAGAAAGAAGAGTGGAAGATGAATTAGGCTTAGCATGGAATAAAGGGGCTCATGAAATGGACTGGGTTCGCGCTTGTAAAGAAAAAGCTGAGAACAGAAAACCAACCACGTCCGATTTTGCTGAAGCAGGCCCATTCAACGAAATGGTTGTTATGGGAGTGCTTGCTGTTCGCTTGCAAGCTTTAAACAAAACACTTGAGTGGGACGGTGAAAACATGAAATTTACAAACATTGGAGATGACGAGGTTATTAAAACCGTTGTAAGAGATGGTTTCAAAATCCACGATGGTCATCCAACTTTTGATAAAACCTGGACTGATCCGGTTCCCGCAAAAGAATTTGCAGCAGAATTGATCAAGCATGACTATCGTAAGCCATGGAGCTTGCCTGACATGCCAGCTTAATTATTGAATTCAATTTCAATTAGATACCGACGGGCTAAGATTTTTTCTTAGCCCGTTTTCTATTTAATGTGAAACCCCGGTTTCACTTCCCCAAAAAAATGTACTTCACAAAACCAACATTTCTTACTAAATTGCTTTCCGCATTCCTCAAACAATCAACCCGATGAAATCAAAAAATAGTGCATTAAGCCGCAGACATTTTATCCAATCGACAAGTACCGCTTTGGCCGGATTCACCATATTACCAAGCCACGTTGTTGGAGGAACAGGACATAAAGCACCAAGCGACAAACTCAACATTGCAGGTATTGGTGTTGGGGGAATGGGCTATCGCAATCTGAAAAATATGGAGACTGAAAATATTGTTGCCCTTTGTGATGTAGATTGGAAGTATGCAAACAGAAATTCTTTTCGTGAATGGCCAACTGCTCCACAATACAAAGACTATCGGGTGATGTTTGAAGAGCAAAATGATATTGATGCTGTTATGATTGCAACGCCGGATCATTCGCATGCACTGCCAGCGTTAATGGCTATGCGTCAGGGAATACATGTTTACCTGCAACAACCGCTGACGCATTCGATATATGAAAGTCGTACATTAACAGAAACCGCTAGAAAATACAATGTGTCCACACAGATGGGGAATCAGGGCAACTCAAATGACGATATTCGCAAAATTTGTGAATGGATATGGGCTGGAAAAATTGGCGACGTCTCCAGAGTCGATGCCTGGACAAACCGACCGATTTGGCCTCAGGAGTTAGAAAGACCGAAAAAGGAAATGCGCATTCCGAAAACGCTGGACTGGGATTTATTTATTGGCCCGGCCGAGTACCGTCCATACAACGAAATTTATACCCCTTGGAACTGGCGCAGCTGGTGGGACTTCGGCAGAGGCGCTCTTGGCGACATGGCCTGCCACATTCTCGACCCCGCTTTTAAAGCACTAAAACTGGAGTACCCTATTTCGGTACAAGGAAGCTCTACTCCTGCAAATACAGAATCGCCTCCAAATGCTGAAATGGTGATCTACGAATTCCCGGCACGCGACAACTTACCCAAAGTAGCCATGCCGCCGCTAACGGTTAATTGGTACGATGGAGGTCTGCTACCTCCAAGACCGGAAGAGTTAAGTGAAGGCGAACAAATGGGCAACGAGAGTGGCGGTTGTATTTTCTACGGAACAAAAGGAAAAATCATGTGCGGATCATCCTCTGAAAATCCAACACTTCTGCCAAGCTCTGAAATGGCAAACTTTAAACAACCCGAAAGAATCATACGTCGAATCCCCTATGCGACGGATGGAGGTCATGAACAAGACTGGATTCGAGCATGTAAAGAATCGCCGGAAAACAGACTGGCACCGTCCTCCAACTTCGATTATGCCGGCCCATTAAACGAAATGGTGGTTATCGGGAGCCTGGCAGTTCGTTTACAAAGTCTTCAACGCAAGTTATTGTGGGATGGATCAAATATGCGTTTCACCAATATCGGAAGTAATGACCAGATACAAATACTGACTAGCAATGATTTTGAAATGATTAAAGGCGACCCGAAATTTAACAAAGAATATACGACACGATCGGCGAAACAAATGGCTGAGGAATGGATTCGCCATACCTATCGCCAAGGTTGGGAGCAGATTTGATCAACACCAACATCAAGATGAGCCGATTACGACTGATATTATTTCACAGGAAGGATTTTTTATGGTGAGTTTGAAATTTTTGAAGTAAACGAACCTGATATTGAAGCGGAAAACAACTTCGATCAAACTAAGGTTAAATCGATTCAAAAAAGAATCAGGTAACATCAAAAAGGAAGATCTATTCACTTATAATTTCCCTCCTCACTCATTCATAATATTGAAAGGTAAAATTGTTAAATAGATTTTACCTAAGTTAACAGCTTAAGGAAAACCAGTTTGCGTGAAAAAAATAACTAGTATTGCAATACGAACAACATTCAATAGAAATACTTAATCATGAAAAAACTAAAATTTAGCCTTTCAATCTTATCCCTAATGTTTGCTATAACAGCATTTAGTCAAAGTACGCTCAGCTTACACACCGATCAGGCAAAAACCCCAATAAGCAAAAACATTTACGGGCATTTTGCAGAACATCTGGGACGCTGCATATACGGAGGTATCTATGTCGGTGAAGATTCTGAAATTCCAAATGTCAGAGGGTTCCGTGATGACGTGATCGGTGCGCTGATTGATATGAGAATTCCATTGTTACGATGGCCCGGAGGCTGCTTTGCCGACACTTACCATTGGAAAGACGGAATTGGACCTCGCCAACAACGCCCATCAATGGTCAATGTTCATTGGGGAGGAGTTACTGAAGACAATAGCTTCGGAACACACGAATTTCTTGATTTCTGTGATTTGATTAAAGCAGAACCATATATCAATCTGAATGTCGGTTCAGGAACTGTACAAGAAGCCTCAGAGTGGGTTGAATACGTCACTTCAAAAAATATCAGCCCAATGACCGATTTACGAAAAAAAAATGGACGCGAAGAACCATGGGATGTGAAATTTTGGGGAATTGGCAACGAAAACTGGGGCTGTGGAGGAAACATGACTCCGGAATACTACGCTGATTTATACAACCGATTTGCCAGCTATTGCCGTGGTGATTTGTACAAAATTGCCGGTGGCCCAAATGTAGACGACTACAATTGGACGGAAGTCCTGATGCAAAAAACAATGCGTCATCCACACTTGGTGCAGGGAGTTTCGCTACACAACTACACATTCACAACAGCATGGGAAGATAAGGGACATGCAACTGAATTCGGTGAAAAAGAATGGATTTCAGTATTAGACAATACACTAAAGATGGAAACGCTGGTAAATCGTCATTCAACCATTATGGACAAATACGATCCACAAAAGCGTGTCGGGTTAATTGTTGACGAATGGGGCAACTGGTTTAATGTAGAAGAAGGAACAAATCCAGGCTTTCTTTACCAACAAAATACATTGCGAGATGCCCTGGTAGCGGGCATAAACCTTAACATTTTTAACAACCACGCCGACCGTGTTAAGATGGCAAATATTGCGCAAACCGTAAATGTTTTGCAATCGGTTATTTTGACCAAAGATGATGAAATGGTACTAACACCGACTTACTATGTGTTTAAAATGTACAGTGTTCATCAAAATGCAAAACTGATACCAGCAAACCTTGAAACAGGAACTTATAAGTTAGATGGCAAATCAGTTCCTGCTGTGCATGTTTCGGCATCAACAAAAGACGATGTGGTTTCGATTACACTTTGTAACCTGAACCCGAATAAAAGCGAATCAGTCGATATAAATATAACCGGCAATGATTTCTCTTCGGCATCGGGACAAATTATTACGTCAGAAAATATGAATGATTATAACGACTTTGGCATTGAAGAATCGGTAAACATCAAAACCTTTGATGTATCAAAGCCTAAGAACGGAAAACTAACTATTAATCTTCCATCGAAATCAGTTGTATTAGTACAAATGAAATAAAACTTACTGCTCACGAGATGAAAAAGGCTGTCCAAGATTGGATAGCCTTTTTTAGTCCACTTAAGCGTTACATTTTCGGGGTATTAAATTGTGTCATTTCAGAGGAGAAAAGAAATTGGTTTTGGTCCCCCCCCAACAAAAGCAATAACCTAAGATTGACTGAAAATAAAGTCATATTAAAATGATCAACATAAGTGGAACTCTCTCTGTCGCATTTGCGATGTCTTGTCCTTCTCTTCCAGAAGAACAGCGATAAATCCGCAAACGGACGTTAGGGGGAGTAGTTACCAAGAACTACATCTAAAACCAAGATAAGAAGACATTTATTAAGCATCTGAGCAATTCGCTAACAGATTCTGAGACAAGTTCTGGAATACTTGAAGTCTGGTTATCAGGCCTGACAGAAAATAAACCAGCCACCATTTTTTCTTAAATATTTAAACAGATGGTCATATTACCACAACTGTTTTATTCATTCTTCTTATCTTTATATGAAAATTAACTGTCATGCAAAAATCAAAAAAAGCGTTAGAAAAATTCCCTTCATATAATTGTGCACAAACTGTTTTCTCCGTATTTGCAGACGAACTGATGCTGGATGAAGAGACAGCTCTTAAATTAACCAGTGGTTTTGGTGGTGGCATGGCTCGTGGCGAAACATGTGGAGCGGTAACGGCGTCGTACTTGGTTATTGGACTAAAACATGGTCATGCCAGCGCCGACCTGTTAGAAAAAAACGACACAAAGGAACTCATCCTGAAATTCAACAAGAAATTTGTCGCAAAACACGGCTCATTGATATGTAAAGAGCTAGTTGGCTGCGATATTTCTACACCGGAAGGACAAGTAAAAGCCAAAGAAAAAAATG from uncultured Sunxiuqinia sp. encodes:
- a CDS encoding alpha-N-arabinofuranosidase, translated to MKKLKFSLSILSLMFAITAFSQSTLSLHTDQAKTPISKNIYGHFAEHLGRCIYGGIYVGEDSEIPNVRGFRDDVIGALIDMRIPLLRWPGGCFADTYHWKDGIGPRQQRPSMVNVHWGGVTEDNSFGTHEFLDFCDLIKAEPYINLNVGSGTVQEASEWVEYVTSKNISPMTDLRKKNGREEPWDVKFWGIGNENWGCGGNMTPEYYADLYNRFASYCRGDLYKIAGGPNVDDYNWTEVLMQKTMRHPHLVQGVSLHNYTFTTAWEDKGHATEFGEKEWISVLDNTLKMETLVNRHSTIMDKYDPQKRVGLIVDEWGNWFNVEEGTNPGFLYQQNTLRDALVAGINLNIFNNHADRVKMANIAQTVNVLQSVILTKDDEMVLTPTYYVFKMYSVHQNAKLIPANLETGTYKLDGKSVPAVHVSASTKDDVVSITLCNLNPNKSESVDINITGNDFSSASGQIITSENMNDYNDFGIEESVNIKTFDVSKPKNGKLTINLPSKSVVLVQMK
- a CDS encoding Gfo/Idh/MocA family oxidoreductase — its product is MKSKNSALSRRHFIQSTSTALAGFTILPSHVVGGTGHKAPSDKLNIAGIGVGGMGYRNLKNMETENIVALCDVDWKYANRNSFREWPTAPQYKDYRVMFEEQNDIDAVMIATPDHSHALPALMAMRQGIHVYLQQPLTHSIYESRTLTETARKYNVSTQMGNQGNSNDDIRKICEWIWAGKIGDVSRVDAWTNRPIWPQELERPKKEMRIPKTLDWDLFIGPAEYRPYNEIYTPWNWRSWWDFGRGALGDMACHILDPAFKALKLEYPISVQGSSTPANTESPPNAEMVIYEFPARDNLPKVAMPPLTVNWYDGGLLPPRPEELSEGEQMGNESGGCIFYGTKGKIMCGSSSENPTLLPSSEMANFKQPERIIRRIPYATDGGHEQDWIRACKESPENRLAPSSNFDYAGPLNEMVVIGSLAVRLQSLQRKLLWDGSNMRFTNIGSNDQIQILTSNDFEMIKGDPKFNKEYTTRSAKQMAEEWIRHTYRQGWEQI
- a CDS encoding C-GCAxxG-C-C family protein, coding for MQKSKKALEKFPSYNCAQTVFSVFADELMLDEETALKLTSGFGGGMARGETCGAVTASYLVIGLKHGHASADLLEKNDTKELILKFNKKFVAKHGSLICKELVGCDISTPEGQVKAKEKNAFNEFCPHFVATACAILENDF
- a CDS encoding Gfo/Idh/MocA family oxidoreductase, which gives rise to MKKLSKESKQLSRRSFLGTAATAAAGITILPSNVIAGLGHKAPSDKLNIVGVGVGGMGFANLKNLESENIVGLCDVDWKYAKHCFDHFPKAKKYKDWRTMYDEMGKEFDAVVIATADHTHAITAAHAITMGKHVYLQKPLTHTVYESRLLTKLADQYNVATQMGNQGASGAGVAETCELIWSGAIGEVTKVEAFTDRPIWPQGLNTPEQGQWVPDTLDWDLFVGPAKMRPFNEIYHPWNWRGWWDYGTGALGDMACHILHPVFEGLKLGYPTKAQGSSTLLLNDCAPTSQAVKLTFPEREKVGKVKMPEVEVNWFDGGIKPMLPDNWPAGKNPNKSGGGTFFYGTKGILHAGCYGVQPEIIGGETPKVAKTERRVEDELGLAWNKGAHEMDWVRACKEKAENRKPTTSDFAEAGPFNEMVVMGVLAVRLQALNKTLEWDGENMKFTNIGDDEVIKTVVRDGFKIHDGHPTFDKTWTDPVPAKEFAAELIKHDYRKPWSLPDMPA